The following is a genomic window from Mustela erminea isolate mMusErm1 chromosome 2, mMusErm1.Pri, whole genome shotgun sequence.
ataaagtttccttttgttattatcacatatttattttatctttatgccCTGCAAATGGCATTGGTGATCAAGTCTcaatgaatgttttaaaacaaaaatacgagggggcagctgggtggctcagtgggttaaagcctctgccttaggctcaggtcctgtgACTGtaatcaaaggaatgagactgatacaaagcgaaggtcaagcaatgctttatttcgcgccaagcatcaagaatcaaaccaaccgtTCGGGGccgccgcctcttacagagagggcgaccacccctagcctcacagactaacttttatagagcaaaggccatgtagttgagcctggccacacacaggtggccaatgagattgcaacacacagagaaagctgtagtcatgctaggtcacacacaggtggccaattgaattacaattcaccccatagtagctatttgaactagcctatcaccttggtcagaattggcgcccaaaagtcacctaaaaggcggggcccacactccttggtagctagggggACAGTATGCACACTCCACTGATTGGACGTCTCCACCTGGagactcatccctgcatttgggctctgttgtctccacctgacctgacctgcTCTtatatttgggctctgttatcagggactggtcgaccacattctactggtttcccggacttgcttttaagtaagttccgctgggggcggggggcaggatcagtttaagttttactgcataaacaacaaaatcactggtTAACCAGACGGAGCTTCTCTgactaaataggcccttacagtaatgatcccagagtcctgggatcgagccctgcattgggctctctgctcggggagttggggagcctgcttcctcctctctctgtctctgcctgcctctctgcctgcttgtgatctctgtctgtcaaataaagaaataaaatcttaaaaaaaaaatacagtatcaaaGTGGATGGGCAGGAAAAATCATGAATGTGAATATGttggggaaggaaaaatacagCTACGTGTATTGAATGACAGAAAGCTCAACCAAAACCAATCTCATCAGAAAAAGCATCAAAGATCCTGCGGAAAAGGGACTTTCAACCCAGAAGTCAACGAACGACAAACCGGTGTCCCCAGCACATTGATGTGTCATGCCCGGGCTCCTGCTGGGTCACGGGCTGTGAACTGCCCCATCCATTGACCACCATGTGCGACTTCATTACTAAGGAAGGATAAAGGAAGCAATATTGCTAATTATCCTCTTAGCTGGGCTGTGATCTGGCCAAGTTTGAGAAGTGGACCACAGGAAGGCAAGAAGCAGCAAGACCCACCTGTGAGAGCTAAACCACAGGGAAATTCAGAACCTAACCCTGAGGGAGCAGGCACGGCAGCTGGTTATGCTCTGGGAGACAGGGGGAGAAAGCAAAGCTCCCTGTTACAACGTGCCGCTAAAAATAGGCGATGAAATACTTATTATTTGAGCTGGAAGGAATCTTAAAGGTTAAGACAGGACTTGAATCCTGTATTGCAGTTCTGTGCGTACGGGTCTGTGTGGCCTCCTGCTGGCGTGCAGGCTCTTGGCATGTGACACCGGGGCACACATGGGTGGACGGCCTCGCCACAGAGTACGCTGTGACTGGTGGAGTGTAAAAATGTAATTCGTGTTCTTTGGATGAGTGAGGGAATGAGTGCATTTCGTTAGAACATTCATTTTGTACACAAGTCCAGAGAAGCACGGAGGGGAGCCCAGGTGTGCTGGCTGTCACAATGCAGAGCTCATTATGCTCTCTGCCATCCTTCCCTGGCTCCAGGCCTCCTATCAAGTGTGGCCTGGGAGCCAAGAGCCCCTTCTGCAGGTCCTGGCTTATCTCCTTCCCTGGGGATTGTGACAAAGCCATTCCATTCTAAGccctatttttcttctctgtgaaatgtTGCGATTGGATCAAATCACTGGTGTGACTTCTTAGTAGAAAGGGGCACATAAACTCCTACCCTACCTCAAGGAATATCTCTGAAGTCAGTCTAGTTTTCAAAGGAAATCATGAACCGAAACCAGCTCCCAAGTCTTCTCACCCTGACCATCTATATGAGGGCATCGTTGATCGATGAGTGTGTACAGTgtaattgttttttatatatccGAGCAATGTTTCCAATCTTTTGCACACAAGAGAAAGAACTGcacactttttcaaaaaatgtatctAACTTTCTTTGGAAAGCAGTATCAAACTCTCAGAAAGGTGAGTTTTGAAGGATTTTAGTTAGTTATCTGAGTTTGGATGGTAGATTTTTGCTTGTACACAAAATGCTGATTGTTAGTTCCTGACCAGTCTTCCTAGTTGAGAAGCCAGCTTTTGTACTTCTATCTTTAGGGCCATGGACCAAAATAAAAGACTATGCTTTCAAaggggaaaaagttaaaaaaaaaaaaacattactgTTCAAATTTCCAACATTCAGAATTCAGATTTATATTTGTGTCTGACGGCAACAACTCCATGCTTAATCTCTCCAGACTCAGCAGACAGGAGAaaagccaaaagcagctgctagAGGGACGGCATACAAGTGTGTGCCCggctgctccctgctctgggccctgtcctctcttccccttGCTTCTGCACCTCCATGGCTCACACAAAGGCCTCACAGGATTAGCTGCCCCAAAATAGCTTTAGGTAAACATACCACCTGTCTGGAAGATTACAGTATTTTTGTCGAGAGGCTACTCTTTTCTTCCTGCAGGACTAAGTGTCTAATTCTGAGCGTCTTTCAATgcatactggattttttttttttacattgcataaaatatgcattatatacCTTTAGTCCTCACACCCCCTCTTTGTGATTCCGGTTGCAAACTCTTAGAGAAGAAGATTTCGAATCATCTGTTTCTAGAGTGCAAGGAAAATGGGGCTTGGGCTCCCCTGAATTTTTAGAGCAAAACCCAGGGAGTTTTGAACAGTGGCCTAATGTCTAGAAGTCTAATAAGCATAATGCATCGTAATAGTCCGTGAATTTGGAAAAggttttatactttaaaatatattctgatgTCATCTGACATTCAGATAAATTTTGAGGAGTAGATACTATCGACACAAGTGTCATGAGTGCTAGAGAATGTGTGTGCCCAAGAACACACCACTGGTGAGAAGACCAAGCTGTGTCTCTAATTCAGCGATCCCACTTTAAGGCTCTTTCATTGCTCAAAGAAACAATGTTCTGTTCCTTTCAGTTCAGAAAAGAACTCCACCTTCTTTGTTCAGTACAATCTTATCGAAAAGTGAAGTCCCAGAAGGATATAGGAAGCCAACACATCCTACTCTGAAAAGAACAGGAAACCGAGGAGGCAGATTTGTCCCCACACTGCTGACACCTTGGGCTCCTATGTGAAGGCTGCTCCTGTCTTAGGTGTTTGACCTGAAGCTTCCTGGGTCAGACAAGCCAAGCTCACTTCTCCTGTCAAGTTCCATGGTTTTATTTACAGGAAGGATTCCAGTCTGTGAATGTGGACTAATTCAGGTGTTAGGGATCTACTTTATCTGACTTCTTTAGAGGGGGGCAAGTGGAGGTCGATTATTTTCTGAAGGGAGAGATGCAGAGATAAAAAGGAGCATCTTACAGGGTTTAGCAGCTGAGCGCAGTGGATCCAGTCTGGTCAGACTGGATCAAACCCAGCAGCCCATCCAAGGAGCCACTGCAGGTGGAGGATCTCGCCGCTTTTCGTGgaggtcgtgtgtgtgtgtgtgtgtgtgtgtgtgtgtgtatgagagagagagagagagagagagatattaaaGATCTTGACCTCATCCCAGGAGAAAGTAATTGtctggaaacaaaaacaagagcttAAAATATACAGCCCcttcaaacaagaaaaatcaagagaaagaagatgtggtggggggagagaagcCTTTCTATGGATTTTGGAAATCCTCCGAACAAGAAAATGTCAGTGTCCTTCTCCCTCCTTGTGAGGAGCAACCAGATTCGCAGTGTTCCCAGGGATCTCTCTGGATGTTCCTGCCTCCTGTCACTGGGGATGTGGGGGGAACAGAGTGAAGCTCACTCCACAAAATCCAGACCGGGTTTTCCTTTCTTCCGCCTGCCACCCTCCGCTAAAGGCTAACCTGACAGATCTGAGGTTCACTTCCCTCCTACTCACCGGTGGGAAAAACACTCAGGCAGTTTGAAAAGGTCAATGGGGGAGAGGCTGGCTTCGGGGATTGAGgagtgggaagaagaggaaacttGGTAAGAAAATTAGCTCCTTAATCATCTGGATGGGGTTTTAGTTCTGTTCTCCCAACATGCCCCTTTCTACATACCGCCTCCCCTGCAACTTCAAACACGAAGCAATAGGATTGCTCTTAATCCCTGAAAACTGATTATCAAAGTAACATTCACTCACCAGCAGCTGCTCCGTTCTGCTCTCTGGTGATGGTGCATCATCTGTGTTCTACCACAAAGCTCATGGTGGTGCCATCAAAGGAAGGGGGGGCAATGATCCTGGGCCCCAGGGGTTGCGAAGTGATGCTGATGACGGGCTTGCCGTGCAGCTGGGTGAAGCCTTTGGCCCCCACAAGCTGGGATGTGGCTGCCGGGgccgaggaggaagaggaagcaggagactGACCAGAGGCCATGAAGTATGGGGCCTCAGTGAATGTCGCAGCTGCCTCTTTGCCAGGGGGGTCTGCTGCCATGGAGGAGAGCTCGCTTCCCCCTGGAGTGTGAGCAATCGGCGTGGGCTGCAGGGCATTGGCGGGCAGCACCGTGGGGAGAAACCCAGGGTAGATCATGTAGGTGGGTCCATAGGCCCCAGGGCTCAGGGCCAagggaggcacagggagggaCATGGGAGCCACAGCCTGCTGCTGGGAAGGCATGGGTACATCCACATACTGCCCTGTCTCAGGGTCAAACAGTCTTCGGGTCATGGGCTGTACTGGTGTGTCCACCAGATAGTACTGGCCGGTAGTCACATCCAGGAGCATCTTGCGCTGGGTCTGCTGGGGCTGTGGCTGCTGGAAGGGGTCTGTGGGGACTGAAGCTGGGCCTGCAGGTGCTGCGGCAGGCATGCTGGGTGGGGAGAAGCACAGGACCTGGggctgggctccctgcagggcgAAAGGCAGCGGCTGCTGGTGGTAGATGGCAGTGGGGAGATGCTCCGGGCTCTGTGGCCCTGTGGCGGCAGCTACTGTCTCCCTGGGGGTGTCGGGTTTGGTACGCCAAGCTGGCCGGCTGGTTCCACTGACCTGAGAGCCTTTGGGATTGCTGGGGACCTGGCTGCGGGCGCTCAGAGGGGGCAAGCTGCAGAGAGTGGCCGCTGAGGGGGCTGCGGGAGCTGggggcccctccctcccagccccgggCCTGCCAGGAAGTTCTCCCGCTGAAGAGCTTCCTTTAAGGGGGATGGACAGGTAATTCTCACAGTCGCTATTGTTCTTTTCCAAATTGCTGCTGTTTTTCCTAGTGGTCACCTCATCAGGAGGTGCCCGAGTGGCCGGAGAGATCTTGAGGGACCGGAGTCCCTGGGTTTTGATGCCCTTTGCCGCCGAAGGACTCTCTGGAGAAGGCCCTTGGGGAAACTTGCCAGCGACACCCCCAGTTTTCTGGGTGCTGCTGGTACTCACCGTGAACACATTTCGgttgctggggaggggtgggaggggctgcaggggttgagttctctccacatccttgtggACTGGGGGGATATAGAGGGATCGAGGTCTTTCCCTGGCCATGTTCTCGAAGGCGGCTGCCCGGGCAGACACGCTCTCAGCACTTGGGTTGGAGTTCCTCCGCTGCAGACGCTCCAGCGGACCCCCCCGCAGCACCACGCCTCCCTTGTTTCCGGTGCCCCGCTCCTCCACCTCACCCAGTCGTTTGGCCAGCTTGTCTGGGTCCCCCTCCGCCCCTgcagccccttccctctcctcactgGCAATGAGCGACAGGACATGGCTGTCCATCATCATGGGCAGGGGGTCGCTTTTGCGCTTCCACTCGTTCCTGTTGAAGCTGTACAGCTCTTCCATGGACCTCACGGCAGCCGTCAGCTTCTCCAGGGCGTTCCGAGAAGTCTTTGgggctttcccttcctccttgaCCTCCTCTTCCTTGGCCTTTTCTGGGGTCTTCTGAGCAGAAGCCTTAGAGACGATCTTGAGCACAGGCAGGTAGGAGCCCTGCTCAGGCTTATTGGGGGCAATGGTGGCCACAGGCAGCCTGCCAGACGCCCTGTGAACCAAGACTGTCCCTTCTGGCGAGGACGAATTCAAGAACCTGGTGCTGCCCCCAGGGCCTACGTTCTCCCTCGGCTCTCGGTCCATGCTCTCTTCCCTCGGGTTAACCACCGCCTGGCACGTAATCACTATGGGGGAAAGGGATCTGGATCCGCCCCCTGCCGCAGCCAGCTGCCTGGGTTTGGGCCCGGTCAGCCCCTGCTCTGGGGTAACACTGCCCTTGTCACTGCTGTCCCCGGACCCTTTGATTAGTTTCCTGACATCTCTCACCTGATGGAGGGGGCCTTGGGCCTTGGACTTGTCTCTGACGTCTCTCACCTGGAACTGGGGCACTTTTTCCAGGTTGTCTCCCCGGAAGAGCTTCTGCTGCGCCCTGCTGTTGTCCTCAACTGTCTTGAAGAGGTTAGAGGCGCTGCCACTGGCCAATTTGGGCGTGAGCAGTTTGGCAATGTTGAAGTCCGAGCTCGGCTGTTGCACACTCCCCAGCCGGATCTTGATTTCGGGAGCCTTGGGCCGGATCACTGCCGTGGAGGTGGCTTGGGCGGCAGGGTACTTGGTGGCCTGCTTCCCCGGCTGCTTGTCCTTGGGGGTCTGCTGGATGTTGGGGACAAAGAGGCGCGACATGATGGTGGACTTGCTGGCAGAGATCTCTCCAAGATCAGCCCTCCAGTCGCCCCCTTTGGGAAGCTTCAGCTTCCCAACGGGGGCCTTTTCTTCCCGCTTCTCggcctccttctctttccaggAACGGAATGCGCTGTTCTGACTGCGGAGGAAGATGCCTTTGACGGTCTCGCATGCACTCTTTTTGATTTCACAGACTTCCTCAGTGCGTCCATCTGCGAAATTTCGACCCGAGGCAGCACTGCTCTCCCGAGGAGCACTGGCTTTGAAAATTGGCGATTTAGACTCTGCCACGGAGCCCTCAGCACCTGCGTCGGACACGCTGACCACCGTGTACTCAGAGCCGGCCTCTGAGTGGCGAGAACTCTGCCTCTGCAGGCCTCTCTCCCGTGGCTTCTCCCCCCGGGCTGGGCCCTCCGTCTCCTTGGAGGTGCTGGAGGGGTTATGGTGGGACGTGTCAGTGACTTCTCCCCTCTCCATTTTGAACTCGTGTTCCCGCTGCATCTTCTTGGAGATGACATTTTTGAGCAGACTGGAAGCAAACTTGGACTTCTTCTGGGGGCCTTCGGCGCGGGAGGCGGGCTTGCTGCTCTCAGAGGCCTCCGAGCCATCGTCTGTGTACACCGACCCAGGGCCCTTGCCGGAGCCTTTGGCGGTTCTGCAGGGCCCAGTGGCTGAGCTGGCTTTGCTCTCGCTGCGGAAATTCAGGGGCTCGAGGAGGGTGACCACGCGGGAACCCGTCTGGACCTGTTTCTGGAAACACAGAGGTGTCTCCACATGTTTGATTTCCCCCTCGACTTTGCTGACCACGAACTCCAAGGCTTTGGTCTGGGACTTCCTGGACTGGATGTAGAGCTGGTCTGCAGTCGTCCTGGCCCCACTGCCCTTCCTCAGACCTGCAGCCACGGAGGCCGCACTACTCCTCAGGAGGCTCTGCTCCACCCTGGCTCCGACACCCCCACATTTTAAATCCAGGAACGTCGACCACCGCCCAAAGCCAACCTCGGAGAGTGTGGAGGACTCCCGGGAGCTGATGTTCAGGGCCTCAAAGTAGGGGTAGGCAAGGCTCCGGAAGGCCCGGGAGGTCAGGTTGCGCACCTCCTTGTCTGCATCGTCCAGTTCACTCACGGCACTGGAGGCCCCGCTGGAGTAGTCCACCAGCTCCTTTGCCCGGATGGCCCCGCACCGGGTTTGCAGGCGAGCAGGGACAGCGATGAATTTCTTTGCATGGTCCTGAGCCACGGCTGCAGCCGGGTCTTGCTTCAGTGAACTTGAATTGTGTTCAGCAGCTGTAGAGACGCGGAGGCTCATGTCGCCTTCATGCTTGGCAGCATAAATAATGTTTTGCTTTGCACGCACGTTGCTAGGCTCATTTATAGCCCGGGAAGTCGGTTTGATTGATAGGAGGATCTGGCTTGCTGCACTCCCACAGCTGCTGGCGGCCACGGCTGCTGCCCCTGAAGCTGCCTCCGGGGGCTCAGGCAAGGGCTCACTTAGGGTGGCAGTGCCAGGCCcagtgggtgggggagtggggtcACTGTCAGAGGGGCTGCTGCCCACTTCTGTGCTGCTGGTGTGGCGACCACTGCTGTCTGCATTGGGACGGGCTGGGTCACTGCTGGTGGGGCTTGGAGTCTGAGTGGCATGGGTGCTTGGAGTGGTGCTGAGGTAGCAGCTGTTGTCGTCGTCCTCTTCAGTCGGGGTGGTGACATCCCCTGGGGTCTCGTCGCTGCCACCAAAGGAAGCATAGTCCACAAATGAGTAGATCACGTTGTTGTCCTCGAAATCCCAGCGGGAGGCCAGTCCCACGTCAAAATCCATGTCCTGCTCCACCTCGCTCAGCTGGATCTCGTGGGTGGTAATGTAGTGAGCCTCCTCATTTTTGGGGGGGTCCCTGCTGCCCTGAGACTTGGCAATAATGTCCCTGCACTCTgttccatctccctctcctcctcccccccctctgtctgcccctcctcctcctcctgctcttcccccttctcctcctcccctgggctGGCAGCTCAGGGCACTCTCACCACTGTCACTCTCAAAGCCTAAAGACGAAGACGAGGTGGCCAGAGCCCCTGCTGATGTGGTGGTATCATCCATCTTGGAAACGCCACCTTCTTCTGCTTTGTccactggggaggaggaggaggaagatgagaggTTGCTGTGCTCATCGGTGCGGGAGAGCTGGGATCTGGAGAGTTCCAAGGCAGCAGGATTCTTCTGGGGGGTCAGAGCCTTCCTCTCTTGACTGCTCCGTTCCTCTTGGGCTTCTTCCCTGGGACTCCTAGGGGTCCTCTGCTCGCCCGGGCGGTGATCCAGAGTGAGTCTCCCGGTGCGGGGACTCACCCCTGAGGCTGCGGCAGAAGCACACATCTCCACATACTTTGCCTCTCGCTGGGAGGAGGCCGGTGGCCTGGGCAGCAGTGGCAGCTGCTGCTTCAGCTCCTGGCTATCTTGAGCTCTGCTCCCCCGGTCGCCCACCTCCCTCAGTCTGGCCTGCGGACTCAGCTCAAGAGTGGCGGCTTCCATCTCGAGCCCTTGCCCAAGCTGCAGCGACAGGAGGAGACAGTGGTGAGCGGCGCCGCTGGGGCTGGCCCGGATCCCTCGCTGGCCCCGGAGGGGCTGCAGAGTGGCCCGAAGCAGGGCCCCACGTGCCTGGACCGGGCTCAAGGCTACAGGCACCACGGCGGCTGCTGCCACCACCTCCCAGTTCTTCAGCCCCTCTGGCGGGGCCGGGACAAGCctgagggaggggggaaggctcCGGGCAGTGGTGGCAGAGGTGGTCTGGGGCCCGGGGGCTGCTGCTCCGGCCGAGATTGTGGCCAGCTTCCCGTAGCTGAGCTGTGCTGTCCAGTTGTTTGCCTGGCACCGTCGGCAGCGGCGAGGAGTCTGAATGCCATCGGCCACGGAAGGAGCAGCATCTGTAGGTCGACCCAGGGACTtccagaaatgaaaggaaagcatGTGCTGTTTCTTGTGAAGCCTTGTCCCTTTCCTGGATGGGGCGAGAGTGGGTCACg
Proteins encoded in this region:
- the C2H4orf54 gene encoding uncharacterized protein C4orf54 homolog — encoded protein: MSMGHASGSHFLSEPPSKPHCTHEGKGTRLHKKQHMLSFHFWKSLGRPTDAAPSVADGIQTPRRCRRCQANNWTAQLSYGKLATISAGAAAPGPQTTSATTARSLPPSLRLVPAPPEGLKNWEVVAAAAVVPVALSPVQARGALLRATLQPLRGQRGIRASPSGAAHHCLLLSLQLGQGLEMEAATLELSPQARLREVGDRGSRAQDSQELKQQLPLLPRPPASSQREAKYVEMCASAAASGVSPRTGRLTLDHRPGEQRTPRSPREEAQEERSSQERKALTPQKNPAALELSRSQLSRTDEHSNLSSSSSSSPVDKAEEGGVSKMDDTTTSAGALATSSSSLGFESDSGESALSCQPRGGGEGGRAGGGGGADRGGGGGEGDGTECRDIIAKSQGSRDPPKNEEAHYITTHEIQLSEVEQDMDFDVGLASRWDFEDNNVIYSFVDYASFGGSDETPGDVTTPTEEDDDNSCYLSTTPSTHATQTPSPTSSDPARPNADSSGRHTSSTEVGSSPSDSDPTPPPTGPGTATLSEPLPEPPEAASGAAAVAASSCGSAASQILLSIKPTSRAINEPSNVRAKQNIIYAAKHEGDMSLRVSTAAEHNSSSLKQDPAAAVAQDHAKKFIAVPARLQTRCGAIRAKELVDYSSGASSAVSELDDADKEVRNLTSRAFRSLAYPYFEALNISSRESSTLSEVGFGRWSTFLDLKCGGVGARVEQSLLRSSAASVAAGLRKGSGARTTADQLYIQSRKSQTKALEFVVSKVEGEIKHVETPLCFQKQVQTGSRVVTLLEPLNFRSESKASSATGPCRTAKGSGKGPGSVYTDDGSEASESSKPASRAEGPQKKSKFASSLLKNVISKKMQREHEFKMERGEVTDTSHHNPSSTSKETEGPARGEKPRERGLQRQSSRHSEAGSEYTVVSVSDAGAEGSVAESKSPIFKASAPRESSAASGRNFADGRTEEVCEIKKSACETVKGIFLRSQNSAFRSWKEKEAEKREEKAPVGKLKLPKGGDWRADLGEISASKSTIMSRLFVPNIQQTPKDKQPGKQATKYPAAQATSTAVIRPKAPEIKIRLGSVQQPSSDFNIAKLLTPKLASGSASNLFKTVEDNSRAQQKLFRGDNLEKVPQFQVRDVRDKSKAQGPLHQVRDVRKLIKGSGDSSDKGSVTPEQGLTGPKPRQLAAAGGGSRSLSPIVITCQAVVNPREESMDREPRENVGPGGSTRFLNSSSPEGTVLVHRASGRLPVATIAPNKPEQGSYLPVLKIVSKASAQKTPEKAKEEEVKEEGKAPKTSRNALEKLTAAVRSMEELYSFNRNEWKRKSDPLPMMMDSHVLSLIASEEREGAAGAEGDPDKLAKRLGEVEERGTGNKGGVVLRGGPLERLQRRNSNPSAESVSARAAAFENMARERPRSLYIPPVHKDVERTQPLQPLPPLPSNRNVFTVSTSSTQKTGGVAGKFPQGPSPESPSAAKGIKTQGLRSLKISPATRAPPDEVTTRKNSSNLEKNNSDCENYLSIPLKGSSSAGELPGRPGAGREGPPAPAAPSAATLCSLPPLSARSQVPSNPKGSQVSGTSRPAWRTKPDTPRETVAAATGPQSPEHLPTAIYHQQPLPFALQGAQPQVLCFSPPSMPAAAPAGPASVPTDPFQQPQPQQTQRKMLLDVTTGQYYLVDTPVQPMTRRLFDPETGQYVDVPMPSQQQAVAPMSLPVPPLALSPGAYGPTYMIYPGFLPTVLPANALQPTPIAHTPGGSELSSMAADPPGKEAAATFTEAPYFMASGQSPASSSSSAPAATSQLVGAKGFTQLHGKPVISITSQPLGPRIIAPPSFDGTTMSFVVEHR